One region of Bacteroidota bacterium genomic DNA includes:
- the rocF gene encoding arginase → MKKIRFVEVKSEVGAGTRGASMGPDAIKIAAFDYGSTLFKKIDSVEVQTENLSLFESPGSPYAKRIKSLLTVLERTANVVKNSLKNNEFPIVLAGDHSTSAGTISGIKMAYPKQRLGVIWIDAHADMHSPWTTPSGNMHGMPLAAVLAEDNASNKMNKPDKDTLENWGKIKRIGGITPKIDWNDLVFIALRDVEPEESYLLKKNKVKIFSTNDVKRNGVEKIARDALAHLSRCHMIYISFDVDSMDSSISKGTGTPVRNGITEKEAGSLLVRLIQNEKVICFEISEVNPTLDKENLMAENTFEILQRVVSQLTN, encoded by the coding sequence ATGAAAAAGATCAGGTTTGTTGAAGTGAAGTCAGAGGTAGGAGCCGGTACCCGCGGAGCAAGCATGGGTCCGGATGCGATCAAAATTGCCGCCTTCGATTACGGTAGTACGCTCTTTAAAAAGATTGATTCAGTAGAAGTACAGACGGAGAATCTCAGTTTGTTCGAATCGCCCGGAAGTCCGTACGCGAAGAGAATAAAAAGTTTGCTCACCGTTCTGGAGCGCACAGCCAACGTGGTAAAAAATTCTCTCAAGAATAATGAGTTCCCGATAGTGCTGGCAGGAGACCACAGTACTTCCGCCGGCACGATCTCCGGTATTAAAATGGCTTACCCGAAACAACGTCTCGGAGTCATCTGGATCGATGCGCACGCCGACATGCATTCACCCTGGACCACACCTTCCGGCAACATGCACGGGATGCCATTGGCTGCTGTTCTTGCTGAAGACAATGCCAGTAACAAGATGAACAAACCCGATAAGGACACTCTTGAAAACTGGGGCAAGATCAAAAGGATAGGAGGGATCACTCCCAAAATTGACTGGAACGACCTGGTTTTTATCGCTTTGCGTGACGTCGAACCGGAAGAATCCTATTTGCTTAAAAAGAATAAAGTCAAAATATTCAGCACAAACGATGTGAAGCGGAACGGTGTTGAAAAGATCGCCCGTGATGCCCTGGCTCATTTGTCACGCTGTCACATGATTTACATTTCCTTCGATGTGGACAGTATGGATTCCTCCATTTCTAAAGGAACCGGAACACCGGTCCGCAATGGAATTACAGAGAAAGAAGCGGGTAGTTTGCTTGTCCGTCTCATCCAGAATGAAAAAGTCATTTGCTTTGAGATTTCGGAAGTAAACCCGACACTCGACAAAGAGAACCTGATGGCGGAAAACACATTCGAAATTCTCCAGAGGGTCGTCAGCCAGCTCACGAATTAA
- a CDS encoding arginine decarboxylase gives MKNTYRDLIEQTFYFPQEGFEVIDNQLHFYGIDLMEIIKQYGTPLKITYLPKIGSQIKKAKRIFNVAIAKADYKGSYTYCYCTKSSHFSFVLHEVLKNDVHLETSSAFDIPIIRSLYQEKKIDKNIFIICNGYKRPQYIQYISELINDGFENVIPVLDNMNELPLYEKKIKGRKKVKVGIRIAAGEEPNFEFYTSRLGIRYDEIKDYYLKNLKKNSKFQLKMLHFFINTGIKDNAYYWSELNKCVNVYCELKKICPTLDSLDIGGGWPIRKSLGFEYDYEYMAEQIIKQIKQTCKAQGVDEPNIFTEFGSFTVAESGATLFSIIDKKQQNDNELWYMIDSSFITTLPDTWGIKQKFILLAINDWEKDYNRVNIGGLTCDSDDYYNTESHVNQVYLPKEDEPKGETLYIGFFHTGAYQESIGGYGGIQHCLVPAPKHVIIDRDEEGEITTRLFAKEQSAKSMLKILGY, from the coding sequence ATGAAGAACACCTACCGCGACCTCATCGAGCAAACCTTTTACTTTCCGCAGGAAGGATTTGAAGTGATCGATAACCAACTCCACTTTTACGGTATTGACTTGATGGAAATTATCAAACAATACGGTACTCCTCTGAAAATCACTTATTTGCCTAAAATAGGATCACAAATTAAGAAAGCCAAGCGAATTTTCAATGTAGCGATCGCAAAAGCCGACTATAAAGGGTCCTATACTTACTGTTATTGTACGAAGAGTTCGCATTTTTCGTTCGTTTTGCATGAAGTTTTAAAGAACGATGTCCACCTCGAAACTTCCTCTGCTTTTGACATTCCGATTATCCGATCCCTTTACCAGGAGAAGAAAATCGATAAGAACATCTTTATCATCTGCAACGGTTACAAGCGTCCACAATACATTCAATACATCAGCGAACTGATCAACGATGGTTTTGAAAATGTCATTCCTGTTCTGGATAACATGAATGAGTTGCCTTTGTATGAGAAGAAAATCAAAGGACGTAAGAAGGTAAAAGTCGGAATCCGCATTGCAGCCGGTGAAGAACCCAATTTTGAATTTTACACCTCCAGGCTCGGGATTCGCTATGATGAGATCAAAGATTATTACCTGAAAAACCTGAAGAAGAATTCAAAGTTTCAGCTCAAGATGCTGCACTTCTTCATCAATACAGGAATCAAAGACAATGCTTATTACTGGAGTGAGCTGAATAAATGTGTGAATGTTTATTGCGAACTGAAAAAGATCTGTCCTACTCTGGACTCTCTCGATATTGGCGGCGGCTGGCCGATTCGTAAATCCCTCGGATTTGAATACGATTACGAATACATGGCTGAACAGATCATCAAGCAAATCAAACAGACCTGTAAAGCACAGGGAGTCGACGAGCCGAACATTTTTACGGAGTTCGGTAGTTTCACTGTTGCTGAAAGTGGCGCGACGCTGTTCTCCATTATCGACAAAAAACAGCAAAATGACAATGAGCTCTGGTACATGATCGACAGCTCATTCATCACTACGCTTCCTGATACCTGGGGAATCAAACAGAAATTCATTCTTCTTGCGATCAACGATTGGGAAAAGGATTACAACCGTGTGAACATTGGCGGTTTGACCTGCGACAGTGATGATTATTACAATACCGAATCTCACGTCAACCAGGTTTATCTTCCCAAGGAAGATGAGCCCAAGGGAGAGACCTTGTACATTGGATTTTTTCATACCGGCGCTTACCAGGAAAGTATTGGAGGCTACGGTGGAATTCAGCACTGTCTGGTTCCGGCACCTAAACACGTGATCATTGACCGTGATGAAGAAGGTGAAATTACAACCCGTCTTTTTGCAAAAGAGCAAAGTGCAAAGAGTATGTTGAAAATTTTGGGATACTAA
- a CDS encoding VOC family protein produces MAKVTGLGGVFIQAGDPKFLARWYEDHLGIPFGTHVYASLKWRNQEKPEEVCTTAFSMFPTPANYFLPSEKSLMINFRVENLAELLKALQEEGIPALKPMEEYDYGKFCWVMDPEGNKIELWEPVESGFGESAQTVPVSGAVEGLGGVFIKSKDPVALSKWYEKNFEIPFHGGNHIFKWLHQHQPAKEGNTVFAFFKESTTYFQPSEKSYMLNFIVSDLNTLLSDLKSSHVEVDPKKEDHDYGSFGWIMDPDGNKIELWQAKG; encoded by the coding sequence ATGGCAAAAGTAACAGGACTTGGAGGAGTTTTTATACAAGCCGGCGATCCGAAATTTCTTGCGCGCTGGTATGAAGATCATTTGGGAATTCCATTCGGCACGCATGTGTATGCCAGTTTGAAATGGCGTAATCAGGAAAAACCGGAAGAAGTTTGTACAACCGCGTTCAGCATGTTCCCTACTCCTGCCAATTATTTTTTACCGAGTGAAAAGAGTCTGATGATCAATTTCAGGGTAGAAAATTTAGCAGAACTTTTGAAAGCTTTGCAGGAAGAAGGAATCCCGGCATTAAAGCCCATGGAAGAATATGACTATGGTAAATTCTGCTGGGTGATGGATCCCGAGGGAAACAAAATTGAACTCTGGGAACCTGTTGAAAGTGGTTTTGGAGAATCCGCGCAAACGGTGCCGGTGTCAGGAGCTGTTGAAGGACTTGGAGGAGTTTTTATCAAGAGTAAAGATCCTGTTGCTCTCTCCAAATGGTATGAAAAGAATTTTGAAATCCCTTTCCATGGAGGAAACCATATTTTCAAATGGTTGCACCAACACCAACCTGCCAAAGAAGGAAATACCGTTTTCGCTTTCTTTAAAGAATCGACCACCTATTTTCAGCCTTCTGAAAAGTCATACATGCTGAATTTTATTGTCAGTGATCTGAATACTTTACTGTCAGATCTCAAATCATCACATGTAGAAGTCGATCCCAAAAAAGAAGATCACGACTACGGTTCTTTCGGCTGGATCATGGATCCGGATGGCAATAAAATCGAGCTTTGGCAGGCAAAGGGATAA
- a CDS encoding DUF2027 domain-containing protein: MKLQPGDKVRFLNDNLEGEVVRILSNDKIEVSDSDGFKHIAAERQLVRIEFQLDAELPLEPQKKMEDKEVQTLPLPSKPIQRKADVIQSLEPDDTIYAALKMVQEKTPLTSEIELILVNNTTYEIVFTVARKLAEFRSGIDSGALSARSEITLGVFSPDQLHRFDGFEFQFLFFGKKEFRPRSPIIKQLTFSGSDFLDPSNKSSLRREELPVLLMPLCSLNPMNELDISKLLDKYQQKETEESLRNQPKGGKGKAEKFTVLSRTKVVDLHIEELLKDYSGMNNAQIIAYQLNYFLYELDQAMINKFHKITFIHGVGQGVLKSAIREELKKIPFIKYGEAPPEQYGFGATEVEFL; this comes from the coding sequence GTGAAATTACAACCCGGTGACAAAGTCCGTTTCCTGAACGACAATCTGGAAGGCGAAGTCGTTCGTATTCTTTCTAACGACAAAATTGAGGTGTCCGACAGCGATGGATTTAAACACATAGCAGCGGAAAGGCAGCTGGTTCGCATTGAATTTCAACTGGATGCGGAACTTCCTTTGGAACCTCAAAAGAAAATGGAAGACAAAGAGGTCCAGACCCTGCCATTGCCATCGAAACCTATCCAGCGAAAAGCGGATGTCATTCAGTCCCTGGAACCGGACGATACCATTTATGCTGCCCTGAAAATGGTGCAGGAAAAGACTCCTTTAACGTCCGAAATCGAACTGATTTTAGTCAATAATACTACTTACGAAATAGTATTTACAGTTGCCAGGAAACTTGCGGAGTTTCGTTCAGGGATCGATTCCGGGGCTTTGTCAGCAAGATCAGAAATTACACTGGGTGTTTTTTCACCGGATCAATTGCACCGCTTCGACGGCTTTGAATTTCAGTTCCTCTTTTTTGGCAAAAAGGAATTCCGACCACGGTCACCAATTATTAAACAACTGACTTTCTCAGGTTCCGATTTCCTCGATCCTTCCAATAAAAGCTCGCTGCGAAGAGAGGAATTGCCTGTCTTGTTAATGCCTCTCTGCAGCCTGAACCCGATGAATGAACTGGACATTTCAAAACTCCTCGATAAATACCAGCAAAAAGAAACGGAAGAAAGTCTGAGAAATCAACCCAAAGGGGGAAAAGGAAAAGCGGAGAAATTTACTGTTCTGTCGCGGACAAAAGTTGTTGATCTTCACATCGAAGAACTGCTGAAGGATTACTCAGGAATGAACAACGCGCAGATCATCGCTTATCAGCTCAATTATTTTCTCTACGAACTGGATCAGGCAATGATCAACAAGTTTCATAAAATTACCTTTATCCATGGGGTTGGTCAAGGAGTATTGAAAAGCGCGATCAGGGAAGAGCTGAAAAAGATTCCATTCATTAAATATGGAGAAGCTCCGCCGGAACAATACGGATTCGGTGCAACCGAAGTGGAATTTTTGTAA
- a CDS encoding DedA family protein → MEFIQQLIDFILHIDRHLIEMVNQYDKLTYLLLALIIFCETGFVITPFLPGDSLLFAAGALAATGSLSIGLLILILFLAAFAGDNTNYAIGNFIGHKIIDSKRKLIKKEYIDRTHAFYEKHGGKTVVIARFMPILRTFAPFVAGLGSMTYKRFITFSLLGNVLWITGFLLAGFAFGNIPAVKQNFTLVVFGIIILSLLPMIIAYIKAKFFPSKTAN, encoded by the coding sequence ATGGAGTTTATTCAACAGTTAATTGATTTTATTTTACATATCGATCGACATCTCATCGAGATGGTGAATCAGTATGATAAGCTCACTTACCTGTTGCTTGCCTTGATCATATTCTGTGAAACAGGATTTGTGATTACTCCCTTTCTGCCGGGTGATTCTTTATTGTTTGCCGCCGGAGCATTGGCTGCAACGGGTTCATTGAGCATTGGCTTATTGATTCTGATTCTCTTTCTGGCAGCATTTGCCGGGGACAATACAAATTATGCTATTGGAAACTTCATCGGGCATAAAATCATTGATTCGAAAAGAAAATTGATCAAAAAAGAATACATCGATCGAACACATGCCTTTTATGAAAAGCATGGCGGAAAAACAGTTGTGATTGCCAGATTCATGCCTATTCTCAGAACCTTTGCTCCGTTTGTGGCAGGACTGGGAAGTATGACCTACAAGCGATTCATCACTTTCAGTCTGCTCGGAAATGTACTTTGGATAACGGGTTTTTTACTCGCAGGCTTTGCCTTCGGGAACATTCCCGCCGTCAAACAAAACTTCACTCTTGTAGTATTCGGTATTATCATTCTCTCTCTTTTACCAATGATTATTGCTTATATAAAGGCGAAATTCTTCCCTTCAAAAACTGCGAACTAA
- a CDS encoding shikimate dehydrogenase, giving the protein MKRFGLFGHPLEHSYSKKFFLEKFQREGRSDCAYENYDTENIYDLKQIVKDTPDLVGLNVTIPFKQDIIPMLDNLDDISQKIGAVNTIRIHRQDNGKFELHGFNTDAWGFELAIRPILRPHHRRALILGTGGSAKAVSFVFRKLNIEHFFVTREESRFHYSYADLNANTMKAFQVIVNTTPLGMYPNVNECPNIPYEFLTHKNLCFDLIYNPAQTKFLEKSKEAGAFIHNGFRMLRLQAEKSWEIWNEPIYV; this is encoded by the coding sequence ATGAAACGTTTTGGTTTATTTGGTCACCCACTCGAACATTCCTACTCAAAGAAATTTTTTCTCGAAAAATTTCAACGTGAAGGACGTAGTGATTGTGCATATGAAAACTATGACACAGAGAATATTTATGATTTAAAGCAAATCGTAAAAGACACTCCTGACCTGGTAGGACTGAATGTTACAATTCCTTTCAAGCAGGACATTATTCCTATGCTTGATAACCTGGATGACATTTCACAAAAAATTGGTGCAGTCAATACAATTCGTATTCATCGCCAGGACAATGGGAAATTTGAGCTCCACGGATTCAATACAGATGCATGGGGATTTGAACTGGCCATCCGCCCTATTCTTCGCCCTCATCACCGTCGTGCCCTGATTCTGGGTACCGGAGGTTCAGCCAAAGCAGTTTCATTTGTATTCCGTAAACTGAATATCGAACACTTCTTCGTAACCCGCGAGGAATCCAGATTCCATTATTCTTATGCTGATCTGAACGCGAATACCATGAAAGCATTTCAGGTAATCGTGAACACCACTCCTCTTGGAATGTATCCAAATGTGAATGAGTGTCCGAATATCCCTTACGAATTCCTGACACATAAAAACCTGTGTTTTGATTTGATCTACAACCCTGCACAAACAAAGTTTCTTGAGAAATCGAAAGAAGCCGGTGCATTTATCCATAACGGTTTCCGAATGCTTCGCCTTCAGGCGGAAAAATCCTGGGAAATCTGGAATGAACCTATTTACGTTTAA
- the uvrB gene encoding excinuclease ABC subunit UvrB, giving the protein MPFQIESDYKPTGDQPQAIQQLVEGVNRGDTAQTLLGVTGSGKTFTIANVVAQTQRPTLVLSHNKTLAAQLYGEFKQFFPHNAVQYFVSYYDYYQPEAYIPTTNTYIEKDLAINDEIEKLRLSTTTALLSGREDVLVVSSVSCIYGIGNPADFKSNIIKISEGEKISRNSFLHRLVTSLYSRTDIEFTRGKFRVRGETVDVFLAYGDIAYRINFFGDEIEEIVTIDPISGRTIEKNPSVIIYPATIFVTTPDRQLEAIWHIQEDMVKQVEYMKGLGQHLEAKRLEDRVTYDLEMIRELGYCSGIENYSRYFDGRDPGSRPFCLLDYFPDNYLMVIDESHATIPQIRAMYGGDRSRKQNLVEYGFRLPSALDNRPLKFEEFETMAHQTIYVSATPADYELQKSEGVLVEQVIRPTGLLDPVIEVRPSLNQVDDLLEEIDKTVKAGERVLVTTLTKRMAEELTKYMTKLNINCRYIHSEVDTLDRVELLRDLRLGNFDVLVGINLLREGLDLPEVSLVAILDADKEGFLRSNRSLTQTAGRAARNINGRVIFYADKITDSMQKTMDETLRRREKQIKYNEDNGLSPQQIVKSIESIMGQTKVADSKLAEQHAYVESNKVSIAADPVVQYMNKEELKKLIAQTRKSMERAAKDLDFIEAARLRDEMYELEKMMKA; this is encoded by the coding sequence ATGCCCTTTCAAATTGAATCCGATTACAAACCTACCGGTGATCAGCCTCAGGCGATACAACAACTTGTGGAAGGTGTGAACCGCGGTGATACCGCACAAACCCTGCTAGGTGTAACAGGTTCCGGTAAAACATTTACCATCGCCAATGTCGTTGCACAAACACAAAGGCCAACGTTGGTACTGAGTCATAACAAAACCTTGGCAGCCCAATTGTACGGAGAGTTTAAACAGTTTTTTCCGCACAATGCTGTTCAATATTTTGTCTCCTATTATGATTACTACCAGCCGGAGGCGTATATTCCTACAACAAATACATACATCGAGAAGGATCTCGCGATCAATGATGAAATCGAAAAGCTCCGTCTGAGCACCACTACCGCTTTGCTTTCCGGTCGTGAAGATGTACTGGTGGTGAGTTCTGTTTCTTGTATTTATGGTATCGGTAATCCGGCAGACTTTAAATCAAACATTATCAAAATAAGTGAAGGAGAAAAAATCAGTAGAAATTCTTTTCTGCATCGTTTGGTTACTTCGCTATACAGTCGGACAGACATCGAATTTACGAGAGGAAAATTCAGAGTTCGGGGAGAAACAGTGGATGTGTTCCTCGCTTATGGTGATATCGCCTATCGCATTAATTTTTTCGGTGATGAAATCGAAGAGATTGTGACAATCGATCCGATTAGCGGGAGGACAATCGAAAAGAATCCTTCTGTCATCATTTATCCGGCAACCATCTTCGTCACAACTCCTGACCGGCAGCTCGAAGCGATCTGGCACATTCAGGAAGACATGGTGAAGCAGGTTGAATACATGAAAGGCCTTGGACAGCATCTCGAAGCAAAACGTCTGGAAGATCGTGTCACTTATGATTTGGAAATGATCCGTGAATTGGGTTATTGTTCAGGAATTGAAAATTACTCACGCTACTTTGACGGACGCGATCCGGGTTCAAGACCTTTCTGTTTGCTCGATTATTTCCCCGACAATTACCTCATGGTGATCGACGAAAGTCACGCGACCATTCCTCAAATCCGGGCGATGTACGGTGGTGATCGTTCAAGAAAACAAAACCTGGTTGAATATGGTTTTCGTTTGCCCTCAGCCCTGGATAACCGTCCGCTCAAGTTTGAAGAATTTGAAACGATGGCTCATCAAACAATTTATGTCAGCGCGACTCCTGCAGATTATGAATTGCAAAAAAGCGAAGGTGTACTCGTTGAACAAGTCATCCGTCCTACAGGTTTGTTGGATCCGGTGATTGAAGTAAGACCAAGCCTGAACCAGGTGGATGATCTTCTCGAAGAAATTGACAAAACGGTTAAAGCCGGCGAAAGGGTCTTGGTTACTACGCTTACAAAACGAATGGCGGAAGAACTGACCAAATACATGACCAAATTAAATATCAATTGCCGCTACATTCACTCGGAAGTAGATACGCTCGATCGAGTTGAACTGCTGAGAGATTTACGACTGGGAAATTTCGATGTTCTTGTTGGAATCAACTTGCTCCGGGAAGGATTGGATTTACCGGAAGTTTCGCTGGTCGCCATTCTGGATGCCGATAAGGAAGGATTTTTGCGTAGCAACCGTTCGCTCACCCAAACAGCAGGACGGGCAGCACGGAATATCAATGGCCGCGTAATTTTCTATGCCGACAAGATTACCGACAGCATGCAAAAGACCATGGATGAAACATTACGGCGAAGAGAGAAACAAATTAAATACAATGAAGACAATGGTTTGTCTCCACAACAAATTGTGAAATCCATCGAAAGTATCATGGGACAGACAAAAGTCGCGGATTCAAAATTGGCGGAACAGCATGCTTATGTTGAAAGCAACAAAGTGAGTATCGCTGCAGACCCTGTGGTTCAATACATGAATAAAGAAGAACTGAAAAAACTCATCGCCCAAACACGTAAATCAATGGAGCGTGCCGCGAAGGATCTTGACTTTATTGAAGCGGCCAGGTTGAGAGATGAAATGTATGAATTGGAAAAAATGATGAAAGCTTAA
- a CDS encoding VOC family protein yields MKQNLALIALIVDDYDEALHYYTSVLKFNLIEDTVMSETKRWVVIAPEGSNGTSLLLAKASTEEQKSRIGNQTGGRVFLFLHTDDLRRDYDFLKSKNVKFVREMIEESWGTVAVFADKYGNLWDLIQPKV; encoded by the coding sequence ATGAAACAAAATCTCGCTCTTATTGCGCTTATTGTGGATGATTACGATGAAGCTCTTCACTATTATACTTCGGTCTTGAAATTCAATCTGATCGAAGATACAGTAATGAGCGAAACAAAGCGTTGGGTCGTCATTGCTCCCGAAGGTTCAAACGGGACTTCCCTCCTGCTGGCAAAAGCAAGTACAGAGGAACAAAAAAGCAGAATTGGAAATCAAACCGGCGGACGTGTCTTTCTTTTTCTTCATACGGATGATCTCCGGAGAGATTATGATTTTTTGAAATCCAAAAATGTCAAGTTTGTAAGAGAAATGATTGAAGAATCCTGGGGAACAGTGGCTGTCTTTGCAGATAAATACGGAAACCTTTGGGATCTCATTCAGCCAAAAGTCTGA
- a CDS encoding GNAT family N-acetyltransferase, translating to MATEIVQYSEKFNGYFKSLNVEWLNKYYSITAADLEILENPERIIQEGGYVFFAVLDDVVVGTCAIVPHEVHSCELIKMGVRENYQGKGIGKLLLEKVIEQAREKGFRTMTLETASTLEVAVSLYKKIGFVQTSPEEKHPKFGRMTFKMEMKL from the coding sequence ATGGCAACAGAGATTGTTCAGTATTCCGAAAAGTTCAATGGTTATTTTAAAAGCCTCAACGTAGAATGGCTGAATAAATATTATTCAATCACGGCCGCTGATCTGGAAATTCTAGAAAACCCTGAGAGGATTATTCAGGAAGGCGGATATGTTTTTTTTGCTGTTTTGGATGATGTGGTTGTCGGAACCTGCGCGATTGTTCCTCACGAAGTACATTCCTGTGAATTGATCAAGATGGGAGTACGTGAAAATTATCAGGGAAAAGGAATTGGTAAATTACTCCTTGAAAAAGTCATTGAACAGGCAAGAGAAAAAGGATTTCGGACAATGACACTGGAAACAGCATCAACATTAGAGGTTGCAGTTTCACTTTATAAAAAGATTGGATTTGTGCAGACAAGTCCGGAAGAGAAACATCCGAAATTCGGAAGGATGACTTTCAAAATGGAAATGAAACTTTAA